In Nitratireductor basaltis, the following are encoded in one genomic region:
- a CDS encoding ATP phosphoribosyltransferase regulatory subunit, with protein MTHRYPTFANDILALFAEREAQLADIGIIQPADPFLDMAGEDLRRRIFLTESETGETLCLRPEFTIPVCRDHIAARAKTPQRYAYLGEVFRQRRQGGAEFFQAGIEDLGSDNRPQADARSLADAHALLERLLPGRAPAVTMGDQALFEAVLSALGLPSGWQKRLARAFGAPGLLKATLDELTNPPNGGSLPAELAELVASGDHDALVAHIADQMEGAGLSPSAGRTPQEIAERLIEKAALERVRLSDDALAALRKFLALKVPLSEAIARLEAFAGEAGLVLDEALAGFSARQKEIEAAGLGSASITYDASFGRPLDYYTGFIFEITVEGESQPLVGGGRYDRLLTLLGAPFPIPGIGFSAWLDRIETLRERAS; from the coding sequence ATGACCCACCGCTACCCCACCTTCGCCAATGACATTCTGGCATTGTTTGCCGAGCGCGAGGCGCAGCTTGCGGATATTGGCATTATCCAGCCAGCCGACCCCTTTCTCGACATGGCGGGCGAGGATTTGCGCCGGCGCATATTCCTGACGGAGAGCGAGACGGGCGAGACGCTTTGCCTGCGGCCCGAATTCACCATTCCGGTTTGCCGTGACCACATTGCTGCGCGGGCGAAGACGCCACAGCGCTATGCCTATCTGGGCGAAGTGTTCCGTCAGCGCCGACAGGGTGGCGCCGAATTTTTCCAGGCGGGTATCGAGGATCTGGGCTCGGACAACCGTCCGCAAGCCGATGCGCGCTCTCTGGCCGATGCGCATGCGCTCCTCGAGCGGCTTTTGCCGGGCCGTGCCCCTGCCGTCACAATGGGTGACCAGGCGCTTTTCGAGGCGGTGCTTTCCGCGCTCGGACTTCCATCGGGCTGGCAGAAGCGGCTGGCGCGTGCCTTCGGTGCGCCGGGGCTCTTGAAGGCAACACTCGATGAACTTACCAATCCGCCCAATGGCGGCAGCCTGCCTGCCGAGCTTGCGGAGCTGGTAGCCTCGGGTGATCACGACGCACTTGTGGCCCATATCGCCGATCAGATGGAAGGTGCCGGGCTTTCGCCATCTGCCGGTCGCACGCCGCAGGAAATCGCCGAGCGCCTGATCGAGAAGGCGGCACTTGAGCGGGTACGGCTTTCCGACGATGCGCTCGCTGCATTGCGCAAATTCCTAGCGCTAAAAGTGCCGCTCTCAGAAGCCATCGCAAGGTTGGAAGCGTTCGCGGGTGAAGCCGGTCTTGTGCTTGATGAAGCGCTTGCCGGATTTTCCGCCCGTCAAAAGGAGATCGAGGCGGCCGGTCTCGGCTCTGCCAGCATCACCTATGATGCCTCCTTCGGTCGTCCACTTGACTATTATACCGGCTTCATCTTCGAGATCACGGTCGAGGGCGAGAGCCAGCCGCTGGTCGGTGGCGGGCGCTATGACCGGCTTCTGACGCTGCTTGGCGCGCCCTTCCCCATTCCCGGCATTGGCTTCTCGGCATGGCTGGACCGCATCGAGACCCTGCGGGAGCGCGCATCATGA
- the hisG gene encoding ATP phosphoribosyltransferase, giving the protein MSITLALPSKGRLKDKTIEQLAAAGFHVKLPENDRRYQASMEGRPEIEVAFLSASEIARELDKGSIDLGVTGEDLVRETIPDWEAKAEIAARLGFGHADVVVAVPDVWFDVETMADLDDVAADFRHRHGRRLRIATKYWRLTQQFFSQKHGIQVYRIVESLGATEGAPAAGSADIIVDITSTGSTLTANHLKVLEDGVILRSEACLVKAKKARDEDDAALVASICEALNAKG; this is encoded by the coding sequence ATGAGCATCACCCTTGCCCTGCCCTCCAAGGGCCGCCTGAAGGACAAGACGATCGAGCAGCTTGCCGCTGCGGGTTTTCATGTGAAGCTGCCGGAAAATGACCGGCGCTATCAGGCTTCGATGGAAGGGCGTCCGGAGATCGAGGTCGCGTTTCTGTCAGCTTCCGAAATTGCACGCGAGCTCGACAAGGGCAGCATTGATCTGGGCGTAACCGGCGAAGACCTCGTTCGCGAAACCATTCCCGACTGGGAAGCCAAGGCAGAGATTGCCGCCCGGCTCGGCTTCGGCCATGCCGATGTGGTGGTCGCCGTGCCCGATGTGTGGTTTGACGTCGAGACCATGGCCGATCTTGACGATGTGGCCGCCGATTTCCGCCATCGTCACGGTCGTCGTCTGCGCATTGCCACGAAATATTGGCGCCTGACGCAGCAGTTCTTTTCCCAGAAGCATGGCATCCAGGTCTATCGCATCGTGGAAAGCCTCGGTGCCACCGAAGGCGCGCCGGCGGCGGGGTCTGCCGATATCATCGTCGATATCACCTCGACCGGCTCGACGCTAACGGCCAACCATCTGAAAGTGCTGGAAGACGGCGTGATCCTGCGTTCGGAAGCCTGCCTGGTGAAGGCGAAGAAAGCGCGCGACGAAGATGACGCGGCGCTGGTCGCCTCCATCTGCGAGGCGCTCAACGCTAAAGGCTGA